One window from the genome of Paramormyrops kingsleyae isolate MSU_618 chromosome 3, PKINGS_0.4, whole genome shotgun sequence encodes:
- the cyb5r3 gene encoding NADH-cytochrome b5 reductase 3: MLGAIYNFIQSCCSSIIRVILRLLGIGKRPAITLEDPNIKYALRLIDKEIISHDTRKFRFALPTADHVLGLPIGQHIYLSAKVDGNLVVRPYTPVSSDDDKGSVDLVVKIYYKNVNPKFPEGGKMSQYLESLRIGDTIDFRGPNGLLIYKGKGVFAIKPDKKSEPELKMAKHVGMIAGGTGITPMLQIIRAILKDPADMTVCYLLFANQTERDILLRTDLEEIETQHSSRFKLWYTVDKAPEGWTYSQGFINEEMVRKHLPPPGGDTLILMCGPPPMIQFACNPNLDKVGHPSSRRFTF, translated from the exons ATGCTGGGCGCTATTTATAAT TTTATCCAGAGTTGTTGCAGCAGCATTATCCGTGTAATTCTCAGGCTGCTTGGTATAGGGAAGAGACCTGCAATAACTCTTGAAGACCCCAACATCAAGTATGCTTTACGGCTCATAGACAAGGAG ATAATCAGCCATGACACCAGGAAGTTTCGCTTCGCATTGCCCACTGCTGACCATGTCCTTGGCCTGCCCATCG GCCAGCACATATATCTGTCAGCCAAGGTGGATGGGAACCTAGTGGTCCGTCCATATACTCCTGTGTCCAGCGACGATGACAAGGGTTCTGTGGACCTGGTGGTCAAG ATTTATTACAAAAACGTCAACCCAAAGTTCCCTGAAGGCGGGAAGATGTCCCAGTACCTGGAGAGCCTTCGGATTGGTGACACCATTGACTTCCGTGGTCCAAATGGACTGCTGATATACAAAGGAAAAG GGGTGTTTGCCATAAAGCCCGATAAGAAGTCAGAGCCAGAGCTGAAGATGGCCAAGCACGTTGGCATGATTGCAGGGGGAACTG GAATAACGCCCATGCTGCAGATCATCCGGGCAATATTGAAGGATCCGGCAGATATGACTGTGTGTTACCTGCTCTTCGCTAATCAG ACCGAAAGGGACATTTTGCTGCGCACTGATCTGGAGGAGATAGAGACCCAGCACTCATCCCGCTTCAAGCTGTGGTACACTGTGGATAAGGCCCCCGAAG GCTGGACCTACAGTCAGGGTTTCATCAATGAAGAAATGGTGCGTAAGCACCTACCCCCGCCAGGCGGGGACACGCTCATCCTGATGTGCGGCCCCCCTCCCATGATCCAGTTCGCTTGCAACCCCAACCTCGATAAAGTCGGACACCCCAGCAGTAGGAGGTTCACCTTCTAA